The following proteins come from a genomic window of Gammaproteobacteria bacterium:
- a CDS encoding tetraacyldisaccharide 4'-kinase — translation MGHTSNSFLGRVSALQHLWATRNALAISLLPLAWTFRTLADLRRQQYLRRRHTLPRPPVPVVVVGNITVGGTGKTPLVIWLAELLKANGYRPGIISRGYGGRANHWPQIVTALSDPHQVGDEPVLIASRSHCPTAVAPCRFDAARALLAEYDCDVLIADDGLQHYRLVRDMEIAVIDGDKGLGNRWCLPAGPLREPPSRLREVDLVIVNGRRGDTAHDDSRMRPGARASARYRMALEAGQMVNLADARVRQPLEAMRGRQAHAVAAIGNPARFFDSLKAGGLVLRTHVFRDHHPFTSRDLDFGDAQPVVMTEKDAVKCREFAQTHHWYLPVAAVPDTYFARAVLARLRALAPASLKQSSEPLETNRYG, via the coding sequence ATGGGCCATACATCCAATAGCTTCCTTGGCCGGGTCAGCGCGCTTCAGCACCTCTGGGCGACTCGCAATGCACTTGCGATTTCGCTGCTGCCGCTAGCCTGGACGTTTCGCACACTCGCGGATCTGCGCCGTCAGCAATACCTGCGTCGCCGCCATACCCTGCCGCGGCCGCCGGTGCCGGTCGTTGTCGTCGGCAATATCACCGTCGGCGGCACCGGCAAGACCCCGCTGGTCATCTGGCTTGCTGAACTGCTGAAAGCCAATGGCTACAGACCGGGTATCATCAGCCGCGGTTACGGGGGGCGCGCCAACCACTGGCCGCAGATCGTTACCGCGCTCAGCGACCCCCATCAGGTCGGTGACGAGCCCGTGCTGATCGCATCGCGCAGTCACTGCCCGACGGCGGTCGCGCCCTGTCGCTTTGATGCCGCGCGCGCGCTGCTGGCGGAATACGACTGCGACGTGCTGATCGCCGACGACGGTTTGCAGCATTACCGTCTCGTGCGTGACATGGAGATCGCCGTGATCGATGGCGACAAGGGGCTGGGCAACCGCTGGTGTCTGCCGGCCGGCCCGTTGCGCGAGCCCCCCTCGCGTCTGCGCGAGGTCGATCTCGTGATCGTGAACGGCCGCCGCGGTGATACGGCCCATGACGATTCGCGGATGCGCCCCGGCGCCCGCGCCAGTGCGCGCTACCGTATGGCCCTCGAGGCCGGACAAATGGTCAATCTTGCCGATGCAAGAGTGCGCCAGCCTTTAGAGGCGATGCGCGGCCGCCAGGCGCACGCGGTCGCCGCGATTGGCAATCCGGCACGTTTTTTCGATAGCCTGAAGGCCGGAGGACTGGTATTGCGGACGCATGTGTTTCGCGATCATCATCCGTTCACGTCACGCGATCTGGATTTTGGTGACGCGCAACCGGTGGTGATGACGGAAAAAGATGCGGTCAAATGCCGTGAATTTGCGCAGACTCACCACTGGTATCTGCCGGTGGCGGCGGTGCCCGACACATACTTCGCGCGGGCCGTTTTAGCTCGCTTGCGCGCGCTTGCACCCGCGTCGCTCAAGCAGAGTTCAGAACCTCTGGAGACCAATCGATATGGATAA
- the purB gene encoding adenylosuccinate lyase, producing the protein MELSVLTAISPVDGRYGRKTRALRPIFSEYGLMRFRVQVEARWLIALGDNPAIAECPKFSKAAQTVLLEIAERFDEADAARIKTIEASINHDVKAVEYFLKEKIAGRAELDAAREFIHFGCTSEDINNLAYGLMLNTARREVLLPAADEIIEQLRALAHRYADTPMLARTHGQPASPTTLGKEIANVAHRLREQRACIAGVPIRGKCNGAVGNFNAHLAAYPEVDWPGFARDFVTALGLAWNPYTTQIEPHDAMAELFDACARFNTVLIDLCRDLWAYIAIGYFKQQPVENEVGSSTMPHKVNPIDFENAEGNLGIANAIFRHLTGKLPISRWQRDLSDSTVLRNLGPGFAHTLIALDAVSKGLAKLAVDEARVAQDLDANWEVLTEAIQTVMRRYGVDEPYEQLKRLSRGKTVNADTIRAFIMTLAIPDGAKTRLLELTPARYIGAAALLARAI; encoded by the coding sequence ATGGAGCTGTCCGTGCTGACCGCCATTTCACCGGTCGATGGCCGCTATGGTCGCAAGACCCGCGCTTTAAGACCGATCTTCAGCGAATACGGCCTGATGCGCTTTCGTGTGCAGGTCGAAGCGCGATGGCTCATCGCACTAGGCGATAACCCCGCGATCGCCGAATGCCCGAAATTTTCGAAAGCCGCGCAAACCGTCCTGTTGGAGATTGCGGAGCGCTTCGACGAAGCCGACGCGGCACGCATCAAGACCATCGAAGCCAGCATCAATCATGATGTGAAAGCGGTGGAGTATTTTCTTAAAGAGAAGATTGCCGGTCGCGCCGAGCTGGACGCTGCGCGCGAATTCATTCATTTCGGCTGTACGTCGGAGGACATTAACAACCTCGCCTATGGCCTGATGCTGAACACCGCGCGGCGCGAGGTGTTGTTGCCGGCCGCCGACGAAATCATCGAGCAACTGCGCGCTCTCGCGCACCGTTACGCAGACACGCCCATGCTGGCTCGCACGCACGGACAGCCCGCCAGCCCAACCACCCTTGGCAAGGAGATCGCCAACGTTGCACATCGGCTGCGTGAACAGCGCGCGTGTATCGCAGGCGTGCCAATCCGCGGCAAATGTAATGGCGCGGTCGGCAATTTCAACGCGCACCTGGCCGCATATCCCGAAGTGGACTGGCCGGGTTTCGCGCGAGATTTCGTGACCGCGCTGGGACTTGCGTGGAACCCCTACACCACGCAGATCGAGCCGCACGACGCCATGGCCGAATTGTTCGATGCGTGCGCACGCTTTAACACGGTGCTGATCGACCTGTGCCGTGACCTGTGGGCGTACATCGCGATCGGCTACTTCAAACAACAGCCGGTCGAGAATGAGGTCGGTTCCTCGACCATGCCGCACAAGGTCAATCCGATCGATTTCGAAAACGCCGAAGGCAATCTGGGCATAGCCAACGCTATTTTCAGGCACTTAACGGGCAAGCTGCCGATTTCCCGCTGGCAGCGTGACTTAAGCGATTCGACCGTACTGCGCAACCTTGGGCCAGGCTTTGCGCACACCTTGATCGCGCTCGACGCGGTGTCCAAAGGACTTGCCAAACTTGCGGTCGACGAGGCCCGAGTGGCACAGGATCTTGACGCGAACTGGGAAGTGCTGACCGAGGCAATTCAGACAGTCATGCGTCGTTATGGCGTCGATGAGCCTTACGAGCAACTCAAGCGACTGTCCCGCGGCAAGACCGTAAACGCCGATACGATCCGCGCGTTTATTATGACTCTGGCGATTCCCGATGGGGCCAAGACGCGCCTTCTGGAACTGACGCCGGCCCGCTACATCGGGGCCGCCGCATTACTTGCCCGGGCGATCTGA
- the kdsB gene encoding 3-deoxy-manno-octulosonate cytidylyltransferase, translating to MSADTADVRVAFRVAIPARFDSQRLPGKPLREIAGKPLLQRVYEQALRSGAETVVIATDDSRIEGRAREWGATVCMTSRDCASGSERLAEAAGALDWPDTEIVVNVQGDEPLLPPANIRQVALNLALHPDASIASLCTLILSLDEFEDPNVVKVVRDVADFALYFSRAPIPWASERGAREQHLHHCYRHIGLYAYRVGYLKSYAQTPPSAHEGIEHLEQLRALWRGDRIHVALAAEPPGPGVDTPADLDAVESIIAELGS from the coding sequence ATGAGCGCGGACACGGCCGACGTCAGGGTCGCCTTCAGAGTCGCCATACCCGCGCGTTTTGATTCGCAGCGGCTCCCCGGCAAGCCCCTGCGGGAGATCGCGGGCAAGCCGCTGTTGCAGCGCGTATACGAGCAAGCTTTGCGGAGCGGCGCGGAGACGGTGGTTATCGCCACCGACGATTCGCGTATCGAAGGTCGCGCGCGGGAATGGGGTGCTACCGTTTGCATGACGTCTCGGGACTGCGCCTCCGGCAGTGAGCGGCTCGCGGAGGCGGCGGGCGCACTCGACTGGCCTGACACAGAAATCGTCGTCAATGTGCAGGGTGACGAACCGTTGCTGCCGCCGGCCAACATCCGCCAGGTCGCGTTAAACCTTGCCCTCCATCCCGATGCCAGCATCGCCAGCCTGTGCACTCTAATCCTGTCGCTGGACGAGTTTGAGGATCCAAACGTAGTCAAAGTCGTGCGCGATGTCGCGGATTTCGCGCTATATTTCAGCCGTGCGCCGATTCCTTGGGCGAGCGAGCGTGGCGCGCGCGAGCAACATTTGCACCACTGTTATCGTCACATCGGCTTGTATGCCTACCGCGTGGGCTACTTGAAAAGCTATGCGCAGACGCCGCCCAGCGCGCATGAGGGCATTGAGCACCTCGAGCAATTGCGGGCGCTATGGCGTGGGGATCGCATTCACGTGGCGCTCGCGGCCGAGCCGCCGGGGCCAGGCGTGGATACACCAGCCGACCTGGACGCGGTGGAAAGCATTATTGCCGAGCTAGGTTCATAA
- a CDS encoding Trm112 family protein: MDKKLLDILVCPVTKGPLIYDKASQELISRAARLAYPIRDGIPVMLEDEARKISEEEYEKLKA, from the coding sequence ATGGATAAAAAGCTGTTGGATATTCTGGTGTGTCCGGTAACCAAGGGCCCGCTGATCTACGACAAGGCCAGCCAGGAGCTGATCTCCCGCGCTGCGCGGCTGGCGTACCCGATTCGCGACGGGATACCGGTAATGCTGGAGGACGAAGCGCGCAAAATCAGCGAGGAAGAATACGAAAAGCTGAAGGCATGA
- the msbA gene encoding lipid A export permease/ATP-binding protein MsbA — MNDSAATPGRGGVGIYRRLLGYALTYWRSMAFAVLGMVLYAATDTGFAALMKPLLDGSFVDRDPDMIRWVPPLMAVILLVRGVGGYLSSYYVSYVGRCVVKVLRGQMFHQLLHMPVTYFDASSTGQLISKLTYNVEQVADAASRSMTILIRDTLTIVGLVLWMFYLSVELTLCFLIAAPIITALVIYASKRFRKISGNIQRSMGDVTHVAQEMIEGHRVVKIFGGHAYETQHFETVNEHNRRMNMKMARTEAASTPFIQLVVGLALTAIVFLATLPPVLEQITVGTFVSFIISITLLLTPARNLTNINARVQQGIAAGESIFELIDSEREYDRPTYAPTSRRGLVEYRNVIFSYEQAKGEVLRDISLTIKPGETVALVGRSGSGKTTLVNLLPRFYEPQAGQVLLDEVNIRDYSLADLRERITYVSQEVVLFNDTIAANIAYGRQGGASRAQIEKAATAAHGMEFITRLPQGLDTMVGENGILLSGGQRQRLAIARALLKDAPVLILDEATSSLDSEAEQLIQAALEALVKNRTTLVIAHRLSTVENADRIVVMQEGRIAETGTHPQLLAQGGIYTGLHRSQFRKIQTPTDANS, encoded by the coding sequence ATGAACGATAGTGCTGCCACACCGGGCCGCGGCGGCGTGGGCATTTACCGGCGCCTGCTGGGGTACGCGCTGACCTACTGGCGCAGCATGGCGTTCGCCGTGCTGGGCATGGTGCTGTACGCAGCGACCGACACCGGTTTCGCGGCGCTGATGAAACCGTTGCTGGACGGCAGTTTCGTCGACCGCGATCCTGACATGATCCGCTGGGTGCCGCCATTGATGGCGGTCATCCTGCTGGTGCGCGGGGTGGGGGGATATCTGTCGAGCTACTACGTGTCCTACGTCGGGCGCTGCGTCGTCAAGGTGCTGCGCGGGCAGATGTTTCATCAACTGCTGCACATGCCCGTTACGTATTTCGATGCGAGCTCGACCGGCCAGCTCATTTCCAAGTTGACTTACAACGTCGAACAGGTGGCCGACGCCGCCAGCCGCAGCATGACCATTCTCATACGCGACACCCTGACTATCGTCGGCCTGGTGTTGTGGATGTTTTATTTGAGCGTGGAGCTGACCTTGTGCTTTCTCATTGCCGCGCCGATTATTACCGCGTTGGTCATCTACGCTAGCAAGCGGTTTCGCAAGATCAGCGGCAACATCCAGCGCTCCATGGGCGATGTGACGCACGTCGCGCAGGAGATGATCGAGGGCCATCGCGTGGTCAAAATTTTTGGCGGACATGCCTACGAAACGCAGCATTTCGAGACCGTGAACGAGCACAACCGCAGAATGAACATGAAGATGGCCCGCACCGAGGCCGCGAGCACGCCGTTTATACAACTGGTCGTAGGGCTGGCGCTGACGGCCATCGTGTTTCTGGCCACCTTGCCGCCGGTGCTGGAGCAGATCACCGTCGGCACCTTCGTTTCGTTCATTATTTCCATCACCCTGCTGCTGACGCCGGCGCGCAACCTCACCAATATCAATGCCCGCGTGCAGCAGGGCATCGCCGCCGGCGAAAGTATATTCGAGCTGATCGACAGCGAGCGCGAATATGACCGGCCGACCTACGCGCCGACCAGCCGTCGTGGCCTGGTCGAATACCGCAATGTCATATTCAGTTACGAGCAGGCTAAGGGCGAGGTATTGAGAGACATTTCGCTGACAATCAAGCCCGGCGAAACGGTCGCTCTGGTGGGGCGCTCCGGCAGCGGCAAAACTACCCTGGTCAATCTTTTGCCGCGCTTCTACGAGCCGCAGGCAGGCCAAGTGTTGCTTGATGAGGTGAACATCCGTGATTACTCGCTCGCCGATCTGCGGGAGCGGATCACGTACGTCAGCCAGGAGGTGGTGTTGTTCAACGACACCATCGCGGCCAACATCGCGTACGGCCGTCAGGGCGGCGCCAGCCGCGCACAGATCGAGAAGGCGGCGACCGCCGCGCACGGGATGGAATTCATCACCCGTCTGCCGCAAGGGCTGGACACCATGGTCGGCGAGAACGGCATTCTCCTGTCGGGCGGCCAGCGGCAACGACTGGCGATCGCCCGCGCGCTGCTGAAAGACGCGCCGGTATTGATTCTGGACGAGGCGACGTCGTCGCTGGACAGCGAGGCGGAGCAGCTTATCCAGGCGGCGCTGGAGGCGCTGGTGAAGAACCGTACCACTCTGGTGATCGCGCACCGGCTGTCTACCGTCGAAAACGCCGATCGCATCGTGGTGATGCAGGAGGGGCGCATCGCGGAAACCGGCACGCACCCGCAGTTACTGGCGCAGGGCGGCATCTATACCGGACTGCACCGATCGCAGTTCCGAAAGATACAGACGCCGACCGACGCAAACTCGTAG
- a CDS encoding NUDIX domain-containing protein, whose amino-acid sequence MKWEIIDRALGYQGFFRLDVFRIRHALFNGGWSPTLTRELFRRSDGVAVLPYDPVRDRVLLIEQFRMGAIESPQGPWLTEIIAGSIEPGEDRETVAHREAGEEAGCTLDALHFICDYYSSQGGFGERVSIYLARANLDDAGGVHGLRTEGEDIRVEIVGAKTAFDKLAAGAIASATPIIALQWLQLNHLYIRDLWT is encoded by the coding sequence ATGAAATGGGAGATCATCGACCGCGCCCTGGGCTATCAGGGGTTTTTCCGGCTGGACGTATTCCGGATCAGGCACGCTTTATTCAATGGCGGCTGGAGCCCGACCTTGACGCGCGAGCTGTTCCGGCGCAGCGACGGGGTGGCGGTGCTGCCTTACGACCCAGTGCGCGACCGCGTGCTGTTGATTGAGCAGTTCCGCATGGGCGCGATCGAATCCCCGCAAGGCCCCTGGCTGACCGAGATCATCGCCGGGTCGATCGAGCCCGGCGAGGATCGCGAAACAGTGGCGCACCGGGAGGCCGGCGAAGAGGCGGGCTGTACCCTGGACGCGCTGCATTTTATTTGTGATTACTACTCGTCGCAGGGTGGTTTCGGCGAGCGCGTCTCGATTTACCTGGCCCGCGCTAATCTCGACGACGCCGGCGGTGTTCACGGTCTGCGAACGGAGGGCGAGGATATCCGCGTGGAAATCGTCGGTGCGAAGACCGCGTTCGACAAGCTGGCTGCCGGCGCCATCGCGTCGGCCACGCCGATTATCGCGTTGCAATGGCTACAACTGAATCACTTGTATATCCGTGACTTGTGGACGTAG
- a CDS encoding DNA internalization-related competence protein ComEC/Rec2, with the protein MIIIALGLLAGVMLLHQLAALPPVACVWLLVVLFPLLVGYKGLRFPLAIACGFLWALYQAHTALYPGLDPALEGDDLVVTGVIASIPELREPATRFLFDIERMHTRVVGHSVPERARLSWYDNAPDLKLGQRWKLTVRLARPRGFMNPGGFDYEGWLYSQSIGATGYVRDEPRAHRLQSSFTERPIGRLRQAIADAIARHLGDSANTGVITALAIGDRGAMTPERWQLLLDTGTSHLLAISGMNISLVAGMVYFLTLYMWRLCGWLCLQLPAARAAVVTGLIAAFGYALLAGFSIPTQRAVIMLTVVMGALMLDRISRPGHTLAVALIAVLIWSSAAILSAGFWLSFAAVGIIVYSLRGRSPSQSRWRQSGRLQGALTIGLAPLTLFFFQRAPLISFVANLVAVPWIGLVIGPLILIAVALLPVAPGLAASLLNVSDYGLDLLWRVLELLAALPFAQWHQAPVGWTLLPATVGMVWLLAPHGWPARWLGLLLLLPMAMVAPVRPAPGGYTITLLDVGQGLAAVIETRNHVLVYDTGPRFSDYFNAGDAAVIPYLRRRGIERIDTLVISHRDNDHSGGAAAVLAAFPVTKLLTSAPRRFDQMRAARCRAGQRWRSDGVTFEILHPSTVDTWPSTNNRSCVLRVVSAGGAVLLPGDIEADAERALVRTHAARLASDVLVVPHHGSATSSSARFIEAVGPELALVSTAYRNQWGFPAQEVLARYHRRSIAVENTATSGALTVTVHPYAGITLSDGYRQSARSFWTARP; encoded by the coding sequence ATGATCATTATCGCATTGGGCTTGCTGGCGGGCGTAATGCTGCTGCATCAGCTCGCGGCCCTGCCGCCGGTGGCGTGCGTGTGGCTGCTGGTCGTCCTGTTTCCGCTGCTCGTTGGTTACAAAGGCCTGCGTTTTCCGCTGGCTATCGCGTGCGGATTTTTGTGGGCGCTTTATCAGGCGCACACAGCGTTGTATCCGGGGCTGGACCCAGCGCTGGAGGGCGATGACCTGGTGGTAACCGGTGTAATCGCCTCGATCCCGGAGCTGCGCGAACCCGCTACACGTTTTCTGTTCGATATCGAACGGATGCATACCCGCGTCGTCGGCCATTCGGTGCCGGAACGGGCACGGTTGAGCTGGTACGACAACGCGCCTGATCTGAAACTCGGTCAGCGCTGGAAGCTGACGGTGCGCCTGGCGCGCCCCAGAGGCTTCATGAATCCCGGCGGCTTCGACTACGAGGGCTGGTTATACAGCCAGAGCATCGGCGCCACCGGCTACGTTCGCGACGAGCCACGCGCGCATCGACTGCAGAGCAGTTTTACGGAACGGCCGATCGGACGGCTGCGCCAGGCGATTGCCGATGCCATCGCGCGGCATCTTGGCGATAGCGCCAACACCGGCGTTATCACGGCGCTCGCCATCGGCGATCGCGGCGCCATGACCCCGGAACGATGGCAACTGCTGCTGGACACCGGCACCAGTCATCTGCTTGCGATATCGGGTATGAACATCAGCCTGGTCGCCGGCATGGTGTACTTTTTGACCTTGTATATGTGGCGGCTCTGCGGATGGCTGTGCCTGCAACTGCCTGCGGCACGCGCGGCGGTGGTCACGGGTCTGATCGCGGCCTTCGGCTATGCGTTGCTGGCTGGCTTTTCCATACCGACCCAGCGCGCGGTCATCATGCTGACGGTCGTGATGGGCGCGTTGATGCTGGATCGCATCAGCCGGCCGGGTCACACGCTGGCGGTCGCGCTGATCGCGGTTCTGATATGGAGTTCGGCCGCGATACTCTCGGCGGGCTTCTGGCTGTCGTTCGCCGCGGTGGGGATCATCGTTTACAGCCTGCGCGGCAGGTCGCCGTCACAGAGCCGCTGGCGGCAGAGCGGGCGCCTGCAGGGGGCGTTGACCATCGGGTTGGCGCCGCTGACCTTGTTCTTCTTTCAGCGCGCCCCGCTGATAAGTTTTGTCGCGAACCTGGTGGCTGTGCCGTGGATAGGACTGGTGATCGGTCCGCTGATTCTCATCGCTGTCGCGTTGTTGCCGGTCGCGCCCGGACTCGCCGCCTCTCTGCTGAACGTCTCGGACTACGGTCTGGACCTGTTGTGGCGGGTGCTGGAGCTGCTCGCGGCGCTGCCATTTGCGCAATGGCATCAGGCGCCTGTTGGCTGGACCTTGTTGCCCGCGACGGTGGGGATGGTGTGGCTGCTCGCGCCGCATGGCTGGCCGGCGCGCTGGCTTGGCCTCTTATTGCTGTTGCCCATGGCGATGGTGGCGCCGGTACGACCAGCGCCCGGCGGCTACACGATCACCTTGCTGGATGTCGGTCAGGGTCTCGCGGCGGTGATCGAAACCCGCAATCACGTGCTCGTTTACGACACGGGTCCGCGTTTCAGTGACTATTTCAACGCCGGCGACGCGGCCGTCATTCCATACCTGCGACGGCGTGGCATCGAGCGCATCGACACCCTGGTGATCAGTCATCGCGACAACGATCATAGCGGCGGCGCGGCCGCGGTGCTGGCGGCGTTCCCGGTGACAAAGCTGCTGACCAGCGCACCGCGACGCTTCGATCAGATGCGCGCCGCGCGCTGCCGCGCCGGTCAACGCTGGCGCAGTGACGGCGTGACGTTCGAAATCCTGCATCCGTCGACAGTCGATACATGGCCTTCCACCAATAACCGCTCCTGCGTACTGCGCGTTGTCAGTGCCGGCGGTGCGGTGTTGCTGCCTGGCGATATCGAGGCGGATGCCGAGCGCGCTCTGGTGCGCACGCACGCCGCGCGGCTGGCAAGCGACGTGCTGGTGGTGCCGCATCACGGCAGCGCAACGTCGTCCAGCGCGAGGTTTATTGAAGCCGTCGGCCCTGAGCTGGCGCTGGTGTCAACCGCTTACCGGAACCAATGGGGCTTTCCCGCGCAGGAGGTGTTGGCTCGTTATCACAGACGCTCGATTGCCGTGGAAAACACCGCCACATCCGGCGCCCTGACAGTCACAGTGCACCCCTATGCCGGAATCACCTTAAGCGACGGTTACCGACAATCCGCGCGTAGTTTCTGGACAGCCCGCCCTTAA
- the aspA gene encoding aspartate ammonia-lyase (catalyzes the formation of fumarate from aspartate) codes for MTDRKYRMEKDSMGELPVPAEALYGAQTQRAVNNFAISGLAMPREFIRALGLIKA; via the coding sequence ATGACCGATCGCAAATACCGCATGGAGAAAGACAGCATGGGCGAACTCCCGGTGCCGGCCGAGGCGCTTTATGGCGCGCAGACGCAGCGCGCAGTGAACAATTTCGCCATCAGTGGCCTTGCGATGCCGCGCGAATTCATTCGCGCGCTGGGGTTGATCAAGGC